Proteins found in one Triticum aestivum cultivar Chinese Spring chromosome 4D, IWGSC CS RefSeq v2.1, whole genome shotgun sequence genomic segment:
- the LOC123098716 gene encoding transport inhibitor response 1-like protein translates to MSEEDEDQAGAPPKRPRAASPPPPPPPPPPDQVLDNVLETVLQFLRAPGDRGAASLVCRSWHRAESATRASVAVRNILAASPARAARRFPNAHHILLKGRPRFADFNLLPPGWAASAFRPWAAALAAAAFPALRSLSLKRITVTDDDLDLLARSLPPSFRELSLLLCDGFSSRGLASLASHCRGLRVLDVVDCELNEEEDDEVSDWVAAFPRGHTDLESLSFECFTPQVPFAALEALVARSPRLRRLRVNQHVSLGQLRRLMALTPRLTHLGTGSFRPGDGAEDEGLDFGQMLTAFAAAGRANSLVSLSGFRDLAPEYLPTIATVAANLTSMDLSYAPVNPDQVLLFIGQCRSLETLWVLDSVRDEGLQAVAMCCKKLQVLRVLPLDAHEDADELVSEVGLTAISEGCRDLRSILYFCQRMTNAAVISMSHNCPELKVFRLCIMGRHRPDHVTGEPMDEGFGAIVRNCSKLTRLSTSGHLTDRAFEYIGNYGSSLRTLSVAFAGDSDLALQHILQGCSKLEKLEIRDCPFGDAGLLSGMHHFYNMRFVWMSGCSLTLQGCQEVARQLPRMVVELINSQPEIEKTDGVDILYMYRSLEGPREDVPPFVKIL, encoded by the exons ATGTCCGAGGAGGACGAGGACCAGGCGGGGGCGCCGCCCAAGCGGCCGCGCGCggcgtcgccgcctcctcctcctccgccgccgccgcccgaccagGTGCTCGACAACGTGCTCGAGACGGTGCTGCAGTTCCTCCGGGCCCCGGGCGACCGTGGCGCGGCCTCCCTCGTCTGCCGCTCCTGGCACCGCGCCGagtccgccacccgcgcctccgtcgCCGTCCGCAACATCCTCGCCGCCTCCCCGGCCCGCGCCGCGCGCCGCTTCCCCAACGCGCACCACATCCTGCTCAAGGGCCGCCCCCGCTTCGCCGACTTCAACCTCCTGCCCCCCGGCTGGGCCGCCTCCGCCTTCCGCCCCtgggccgccgccctcgccgccgccgccttccccgcgctcCGCTCCCTCTCCCTCAAGCGCATCACCGTCACcgacgacgacctcgacctcctcgCCCGCTCCCTCCCGCCCTCCTTCCGCgagctctccctcctcctctgcgACGGCTTCTCCTCccgcggcctcgcctccctcgcctcccaTTGCAG AGGGCTGCGTGTGCTCGACGTGGTGGACTGCGAGCtcaacgaggaggaggacgacgaggtgtcGGACTGGGTGGCGGCGTTCCCGCGCGGGCACACCGACCTCGAGTCCCTCTCCTTCGAGTGCTTCACCCCGCAGGTACCCTTCGCCGCGCTCGAGGCTCTCGTGGCGCGctcgccgcgcctccgccgcctgcgCGTCAACCAGCACGTCTCGCTCGGGCAGCTGCGCCGGCTCATGGCGCTCACGCCCCGCCTCACGCACCTCGGCACGGGCTCGTTCCGGCCAGGggacggcgccgaggacgagggGCTCGACTTCGGCCAGATGTTGACCGCCTTCGCGGCGGCCGGCCGGGCCAACTCGCTGGTCTCGCTGTCCGGCTTCCGCGATCTCGCGCCGGAGTACCTGCCGACCATTGCCACGGTGGCCGCCAACTTAACCAGCATGGACCTGAGCTACGCCCCTGTCAACCCCGACCAGGTCCTGCTCTTCATCGGGCAATGCCGCAGCCTTGAGACGCTATGG GTGCTCGACTCAGTGCGCGACGAGGGGCTCCAAGCCGTGGCGATGTGCTGCAAGAAGCTCCAGGTTCTCCGCGTGCTCCCATTGGACGCGCACGAGGATGCCGACGAGCTGGTGTCGGAGGTCGGGCTCACCGCCATCTCCGAGGGCTGCCGTGACCTTCGGTCCATTCTCTACTTCTGCCAGAGGATGACCAACGCCGCCGTCATCTCCATGTCGCACAACTGCCCTGAGCTGAAGGTGTTCCGGCTGTGCATAATGGGGAGGCACCGGCCAGACCACGTGACGGGGGAGCCGATGGACGAAGGGTTCGGCGCCATTGTCCGCAACTGCAGCAAGCTCACCAGGCTCTCCACGTCCGGGCACCTGACGGATCGAGCATTCGAGTACATCGGCAACTACGGCAGCTCCCTGCGGACGCTCTCCGTGGCGTTCGCCGGAGACAGTGATCTGGCGCTGCAGCACATCCTCCAGGGCTGCTCCAAGCTGGAGAAGCTCGAGATAAGGGACTGCCCGTTCGGCGACGCCGGCCTGCTCTCCGGCATGCACCATTTCTACAACATGCGGTTCGTCTGGATGTCGGGCTGCAGCCTGACGCTGCAGGGCTGCCAGGAGGTGGCGCGGCAGCTCCCACGGATGGTGGTGGAGCTGATAAACAGCCAGCCTGAGATCGAGAAGACAGACGGCGTCGACATCTTATACATGTATCGGTCGCTGGAGGGGCCAAGGGAGGATGTTCCACCATTTGTGAAGATCCTGTGA